CTAATGGCTCTCTCTTCGCCTACAAGAATCCTCTGTTTTGCTCTTGCTTTATCGGCTGCATCTCTGTCCCTCTCATTCGCTCTGCTTCCCACGACTTCTCCATCGTTGGATATTCCCCTGAGGATTTGGAAGCTCATGATAAACACATCGAGCTCTTCGAAAACTGGCTCTCCAACTTCGAGAAAGCTTATGAAACCGTTGAAGAGAAGTTGCGTAGGTTCGAAGTTTTCAAGGATAACCTGAAACACATCGATGAGACTAATAAGAAGGTGAAAAGCTACTGGCTTGGTCTCAACGAGTTTGCGGATTTGAGCCACAAAGAATTCAAGAATAAGTATGTAATGACCCTAAATGTAATGATCCCAAAAATTTGACCCAAACTATCCCCAAAGGCCATTTTGCCTTtctttaagagagagagagagagagaggaagaagaggaagggagaaagctcacctgagctcgtcgccggagcaaCCGTGTGCCGTGACCACGTTGAGCTCGTCACCACCGTTCGCTGCAGCTTAGAATCGCCGGAAACCGCCATGCAGTTAAGCTTAGTTTCGTCCGTTTAGTAATTCGCCGATAACTCTCTAACCGTTACGAATATCGTGCATCTAAGaccatcatcgtgttcctctcgtcaagacgaagccgtagacaccaaccacgcctcaatcggagcccggacgaagccgcACGCGCCTCCCGAAGATTCGCCTCGGCGCGCGCGTGAAACAcacgcgccgccgccgtccgcCGCAACTccgccgccggaccaccgtcctCCGCCGCAACTCCGCCGCCGGAACACCGTCCTccgccgcagctccgccgtcgccgccggcaAACTTTCCGGTAAGCCACCGGCGGATCTCCGCCGTTGCCGCCGGTGACCGCCACCGGTGACTCGCCGGAGACtcgccaactcggccgagtcgacccggtgagtcaactcggttgactcggttaaccggttggttagccggtttaaattgatttcaattcggttaggttaaaccggtcggttaaaatcaattggaaatcggttaggataaaccggattaattaattaattaattaaataattaattaaataattgatcttgaccagcgggttgactttttcgtaaatacccgttttaaaccgttcgaaaggcgttctgactcgaaatttcgatctgatttcagatttggaatcCATTTGAGCAGATGGAGTTCATATATAAcacttctcttcattgctaaggtgagggctactccgttaaatcctgagctagtttagtactaccattatggaaagtttagtttcgaaacatggatCCGTCTCTttgaatcgagtctgtttgagagtcttggtTGTTCGttattgatattgattgttaaaccggaaataggataatagaggattcaacggttgattgaAATGATTGCTGCTAAAAactgttaattatatatatgtatatatgttagtCCATGTGTTGAGATTGCGGGGTGCATAGGTATCTGCACTAGGCCGCGGAATTTGCGGggtacagagacgtttgtactaggCCGTGTGATTGCGGGGGCACATGACGTCTGTGCTAGCTACGCCTTGTTTGAGAGATCGCGGGGTACGGAGATATCTGTACTAGGCCGTGTGTTTAGCGGGGTACAGAGACGTATGTACTAGGCCGCTTGTTTGTGGAGATTGCGGGGGTACAGAGTGGACTACTGTACTTACGACGCTgtagagttatatatatatatttatatccttatgaggaaatgCGGTATGTTATTATCGCATTGGTTGTAGCGTGTCTAGTCCACTAGACATATGTGATtgttctgtgtggtgtaatagacACCGTGTTTgcttcatgctagagctaggcctacatagttgtagtgctatgaactgagtcagtggtttgcggtttagcatcccatacctcactgggcgattcccctgtcgctcacccctccttctttccccctttcaggtgagaccgacgagcaggagtgattatacCGGACCGGTGCTTTTGGGCTTTTACtactattgggcttttgggcttctatcgttTTATCGCTTTTATCGTTATCGGGTCTCTAGGCCTTTGGgcttttatcgtttatgttatttCGTATTTCGGACTCTCGGTTTATGTCGTACTTtatgtttcagattttattttatattatggaatTCAAGCGTGGATGTtgactttcaaatatttatatatggatatttcagatatttgtaCTTATcgaattatttttactatttcgaaagtgacgggtgtcacaaagtatttagggtttaagacTGATATAGCGAGACATGATGGTGAGAGATCCTACGAAGAGTTTGCTTATAAGGACGTTGAGGTTTGCCTAAATCTGTTGACTGGAGAAAGAAAGGAGCCGTGAGCTATGTCAAGAACCAAGGCTCTTGTGGTAATCTCAAATCTTGGACTATGATGTATTATAGTTTTAgcatttttcatttaattttttgtttttttttaattatcacgCAGGAAGCTGTTGGGCGTTTTCGACAGTAGCGGCAATGGAAGGTATAAACAAGATTGTGACAGGAAACTTGAAAACATTGTCAGAACAAGAACTCATAGACTGTGGCACAACCTTCAACGGTGGTCTCATGGATTATGCTTTTGAGTACATTGTCAAGAACGGCGGCCTTCGCAAGGAAGAGAATTATCCTTATTCCATGGAAGAAGGAACTTGCGAGACTCAAAAGGATGATTCTGAAATGGTGAATATCAGTGGGCACCAAAATGTACCTAGGAACGACGATAAGAGTCTCTTGAAGGCATTGGCTCATCAACCACTCAGTATTGCTATTGATGCCTCTGGTAGAGAGTTCCAGTTCTACAAGGGAGTAAgtcattaattaatattaactgCAATAGGTTGCACGGGTACGGCAACTTAGTGCTGTCTCGCGTACCGGGCTCGGCGGGGGGACGGGGACGGCTCGGGTACGTCTAGGAAACGTCCCCAACACGTGTGCAGTGAACCCGAGACGGCATGACTCGACGGGGATGGGTTTGGTCAGAGACCGGAGACGTCTCGTAAACGTTTCTAAGCCAATTCGACGTAtctgtttgatttttttgtgtgtCACGATGTGTAAATTAatctatatttgttttgatttttttaattaaacttttCCACCTTAAAGCATGATTATCCATAGAACCCATTAGGGTCTCTTAATCACTTGTTTAGTAATAAATGTGTCTTAAGAACTTTAGTTAAgaaatacttaaatttttaaCCTCAATTGCAAATTTCTCAAGTaagggttttaaaaaaaaattattaaacattattttattaaagataaaatttatttattaaataaaacataacaaaagataacatattaaacatagatttaacaaaaaacatagattagtaaaataaacgagaataatttgaaataaacatccgagctcagttgttgtcttcattacgtccaaatttacgccatatatgttcaaccaaatcaacTTTCAGATGTTGATGaatttgtctatcacgaattctaggtcgaacacccatcatattggcgatatttgtagggatatatgtagaatacgtgagatcgaCATATGAACTTCCgttgtcttctccttgttggaactccgaaacatcaaattgagtgtatccatctcgttcatcttctactatcatattatgaagtatgatacatgctcgcataatctttccaattttgactttatccaaAATAgtgctggatttttaacaatggcaaatcgagcttgcaagactccaaaagtaCGCTCGACATCCTTTCGGACAACTTTTTGACGTTGAacaaataaaactgctttcggcccttgttgtattggaatagattggataaaagttgtctatttcggataaataccattggtgagatagtaagccaaatgatactctcttccattgacatagtaagtgacttgcggagcttgaccCTTTATTAAGCCAAATGATATAGTAAGtgacttgcggagcttgaccCTTTACTATGTCATCAAATACCAttggtgagatagtaagccaaatgatactctcttccatttGGCTCCGCAAAGTATGCTGCAATCCTCTTCCAGAAATCACCAGATCGTTGTTCATTCCCTACAACAGGGTCTTTGCTCGTGTTTAACCACGAGCTGATGAGCACAATATCATCTGTTGGCGTCCATTTCTTTCGTTCTCTACGCTCTGCAGGAGTGGCTTGACTCTCTTCTACTAAACGAAACTGTGATGAAGCTTCAGTACCTTGACTCTGTTCTAGTAAACGAAACACACTGTCTTGTTGACTATTTAGAAGCTCAACAAACTTTGGTGTCTGCGTATATGGATTATAATCCATATCCGGAAATGTCACAGAAGAGAATAAAGAAGTTTAAAAGACAAGAATGTCTTTACTAGatggaaaagaagaaagaagtttAAAAGATGATAAGAAAGTGAAGAAGGAATGTGTGTTTATAGATGgcagagaaggaagagaagaaaagaagttTCAGATGCATTCATCACAACCAACCAATTAAAACGACTTGACATTTATCTACAACATTCATCACATTAAGCCTTAGCAATTCTAGCTAACCATCACTTCTATTTATCACACAACCGTATTCTAACTCTAACCAACACATTAATTACCCTCGATTCAATTCATACCAGAACCTAAATCAATTCGTTTGCAGAACCAGATCACAGAGTAACACTAACCTTATTTGTACATTGTACTCCTTTGCTCGATGAATCTTTCTCATGTCTCTTCATCCATCTGGCTTAAGGCATAATGACAGAACAAATGAAGAGGGATTTGATCCTTCCAGCTGACAACACAAagacagaaacaaaaaataaatcaaaaccagAAACCAACACAACAAACAAACCAAAATTGAAACAAACTTGCAACAACCAATTCGAAATTGATCAATCCATCTTAAGACACAAGAAACACGATCTAGAGACAGAATTGAACAgcacaaacaaatcaaaattgATAAACCTTGAAGAACATGAAACATAAGCTTTACCTTTTGACTATCGGACAGCCACCGAGAGAGAGGCCTTGCGCCGTCGCGGAGAGCAACTGAGAGACATAATCGAAGAGAATAAACACAACAAAATGGAAAAACTTGCGATCAGAACAAGAACATACATAATCTAAAGACATGCATAAACGAACAACACAAAATATCTTTACCTTTCGATTCGAGGAGAGCCACCGAGAATCAGGTCCGCCGCCGTCGAGGATAGCCaccaagagagagagatcgacGTTTTCCTCCTTCGAGAACGGCCACCGAGAGAGACGTCGCCATTTCACGATGGAGAGCCTCAGAGAGGAAGACATCGCCTCTTTCGTCGCCGAGAGAGCATTCGAGAAAGAGAAGCCGAAGAAACAAACCAACCCCACACCTCTTCTCTGTCCTCTAATTTCTTGACACGTGTATGCTAAGATATGTTGCTTGCTTCCCCTAATTAAGAGCCGTGTCTTAGATTAATCtgtgtttttcattttcttttaaatctcTTCCACTCCCACTCCCACTTTCATGTATTTCTCTTTGACTCTTGAGTCTCAGCCACGTCTCTCTATGACAACTTAACTTCATGTCTATGTGATTCTGACTCAAAGATctgatttaatgttttttttgttgtttaatGTTATTTCATTTACAACATTTCTGATTTTTATTCTGTGTGTTTTTGTATACAAAGATGTGATTTCGTATGTTTCTGATTTCTCTCGATATATCATATTTCATacgttttatttaatttcatataGATTAAGAAGATGAATTCCCAAACTGAAGGTGTGATTCAATATGTTTCTGAttttacttgatatatatatatgtttacttATATTTTGGTTGCCGTTTCTATGCCGTACCCGTATCTAGAAATTTTAAGTTTGTCGTTTCCAGTCTCCGTTTTCTGTCTCCGTTCCCGTCCCAGGGGTGCATTTTAATACATGATTCAAGAAAATGACTGATCCATTGCTTAGTTCTCATGATTTTACTGTGTTTAGTTTGGTATATGAAGGGTGTCTTTGATGGGCGGTGCGGGGTAGATTTGGACCGTGCGGGGTAGATTTGGACCATGGTGTGGCTTGGGTAAACACTGGGAAGCCAGAGGGTCTCTGTGGAATCAACAAGATGGTTTCTTTGCCCACCAAAACTAAATGATAAAATCATTCTatcttttttgaaaatgatCACTATCTTCATATTGATATGAACGTTATCATGACATTGTAATTTAAGTGTTTCCTTGTGACTTACGAATTGAAATGTTGTAACAATGATGGGGCAAAAATAAGTTTTCAAACAATGAAGTCAGAATTTAGGTTAAACCGTCtactttcaaaaataaaatagatattggaaaaaagaaaagaataaggttttatggttgattttttttcagtattttaaaagaaaactattctaatatttgtcattttttcattggccaattatttaatatttaatacttGGTTGAGAAACTCAATTTTCTGCCCAATGGTATGAGAGCATCATTAACTGGGTATGCAACTCCCGTCTCTTAGTAttaattagattaaaaaaagaaaattagcaTAATTATGAGGAAATGTATCTTCATCAGGGGAAATAAGAAACACCTCTTCTGAGACACATTGTTGTCTTTTGGTTGTTCTTGtgtgtttctctctctccacgGAAGCAAATCACCGCATCTCAAACCCGTCGACGGAAGCAAACCCGTGCCTCTATCGATAGATCGTAATCGAATTGGGGAGGTGTAGAGGAACCGATCAACATGGGTAACACAGATAAGCTGATGAATCAGATAAGCTGATGAATCAGATATGTGGATTTGTATGATAGTTTGATTGTTTCTGGGTAGAGAGAAAggttttgtatgattgtttgattgtttcTGGGTAGAGAGAAAGATATGTGGATTTGTATGTTTGTCTGATGAATCAGATATGTGGATTTGTATGATAGGTGAATGTGGATTTGTAtgattgtgggaaccgaaattcgcactgtcgatttccatttaaattaggaaagttaggaaaaccctaatttcccagaggtcccggatatctattaaaccacacgccaagcaatcagaacacgcgaTTAAAGaccaaaagaaataagaaatcgtaaaagagagcaaaatgagttttattccgaatccgcgtatgagcgttacaacaaggtagaagccttggctacgagagctgtcggcgagattcctagttctaacaacctaagactgcaaaacctagttgagtcgcagctcgaaataacaaaaacggaaagttgcctaattgctctaagtgctaagtttgctctgaaaaagttctccccttatgcctctcgcctaggaccccttatatactggctccaaggtcggtttacgcctttcctcttctgcccttaagccgccatagcataaaaatggagatattccattttttccgatcttcgtaattatcttcgaaatttcgtatttatccgcggaaacttgacatttaccttcccttgcggaccaagcgtaaaccgacatgcggtttatGGGCtgtggttaagaaatcgtaagtcgggcctcgagtcatgtcttaggtccctttgggccgtctttcgactcgaagcgtttattacggcttctttcgataaagaattaactttccgcggttttatcggtaaagtttgattgataacttagaaatggcggagaatgtgagatgggttcgctacggtattcgggagatagcatcgaagggtagacgagaatgcatggactgatgtcgtatcgacgtttcggaagagctcggtcgctacgtagcgaccgaactttggttcgagctcggtcgctccggctcgagctcggtcgctacgtagcgaccgagctccggcTTGATCtcagtcactacgtagcgaccgagcggaatgggcgtttggtcgctatgtagcgatccttctcgagttcttgtccgatgattcgaGTCTCTTCCGTAAAgattttcgtaaagaagaatctatttcaaaaaagtatttgtcggaGAAGTTtcctacgtttttcttcttcggggattttggacgttaacttcgtcgtaaccgttttcgaccccaacagttagccccccagctcgttagagtcgagactctTGCGGGCGGTTTAACGATTTTGTCGAAGTTAGGCGTTTTGAACGAAGTTTACTTCAAATTCCGCGGAAGAGAATTCTCGagaaaacttttatttaaaaaatataaaattctgaGTCCCcatttctataagtagtgagctcttgtcattcatttgcttcacaccttTCATTCTTCAAACCTTCGAAAactctctagctccaaatctctctctttttttaacatgtcttcttcccatggtgACAAGCGAAGTTCCGATGTGGAGATGGGCGAGGCTACATCTCCGGCCCCGATTCTGACTTCTCCGGTCGAAGCGCCGGCTTGCGTTGCCGATCATCTCTCCTTTTGAGAGAaattagttcgtcgccaagccgagaaagaaaaGGTTCGAGCCGGCGCCGAGTTACCAtcctcttctgcactggccGTTGCTCCGGGTCATGGGACCGAGGGCGTAACTCCGCGAGATACGGGAAATCTCGCAGGCTCGGTTGTTCTGGATGCTTCGGCTTTACCTGctggatcgtccacgactctgattctcgtcgaagataaggagagggccgctgactctatgccgcctcctccggccaggaaggaaatcgttctagcgctgcacgctcctagtgttgttccggttactcagcctaagggccggaagaggaagtttaccaagggcggtgacggggaatcttcgcagcaaggaggctcgagcatagcgtcgaggcttcgcggaaaggtttgtcgcttACTCACTTTCTTGCTCattgtatatttttctaaaagacaaagaatctctaactttcttctcgtttcgcagttcgtgtcgttgatcgacgggatgatcagcgagtgcggttctgagaccagtcgtcttgcCGGGGAGTTGTTGAAACTTTGGTCCAAAACcgaggccatgctgacggctgtcaagggttctcactccgtgaaagtgtcgaaacttgaaatcgcgataggggagctcgagagggacatcgggaagacggcgagttcattgctcaaggagaagaaagccaggaaggccaaatcttcggaggtTCGTCGTCTTCAGCGTCAGATTGAGAGCGATGCAGGATTAGTGAGCCGCGGGATTCGAGAGGCCAAGGACGCTCTTAGTTCTGAGTTccaagctcgcttggcgaagatctccGCCTTTCTGGGCTCTCTCGAGTGCATTCGGAACAGGAATTTAGCCTTGGCGACGATCGAGGGTGGGATGGCTGTGGTTCAGttgttccaaagtgagactcctccgacattagaggccgaagaggcccgactgtccggctgcaaagGAGATTTGGCAGTCGTGGATGGATATTTCGATCTTatcctagctgacctgaaatccgcgtgcctccttccgacgtgttcagaaggcccTGTGGGGAAGGATCCGGTACTCGGGGGTGAAGCGGCTCCAGGTTTAGATGAAGCGACGAgtgaagagggagcgtgagctctgaggatgactttggttagatctcttgcgggagattttttttatgtttgatgtttcggccttaaatggccttatttcgtgtttcgggactggccgtgtgtggctttgaatccccgccgctctgcggcttttatgacaagatggtcgagttgcatttttcataagcTTACGTATGGAGTGGAAgaagggtgatgagttgtcgtctcatatcctttttcgatgtgaaatgttttgttcgagatctgtttcgagagctTTTCCGCGAGGTATCGacttcgcgggatatctgaagatgtcgaacataaacatagaggcatggttttgggatctcgtatcttttggatatcatgccttgagatgttagagaccagtgcgctgggtttagggcaagacctaggtttactttcgatTTAAGattttgtgcggtgactagccggctatcgatttatctgtcgcgattttaacctgatttgtaccgatttaaagtccgcgataggttctcggcttatatgacttgttaaatacgaatcgagcatctctccggagacaatttttaagccaaccggaagtgctggaccaaaattttgggtttcttttatagcgctattatccttgtgtcggatgtacgagagtcatcttgtAAGATGGCTATGTATGTTTAGGACGTtcaagagttcgatgtgatcagcaccgaACTTGGCGGAAAATGCCTTTGTTTAGAGTTTTTGCGCaagatatgtgttaaaatgttcatcattttttaacggagtgtccgttttcgtcgttcggaagaagtaaTCCTTGAAGCATctcttgcgacgtctcgcgatgccaatGGCTGCTTCTTcctaacggctgatttattttcgaaatttgaaaatgttttcgcggataaaagataatttgctTGGTTGAGATATGTCGGAAACATCGAAGGCGTGG
This region of Brassica napus cultivar Da-Ae chromosome C5, Da-Ae, whole genome shotgun sequence genomic DNA includes:
- the LOC111210258 gene encoding cysteine protease XCP2-like translates to LPKSVDWRKKGAVSYVKNQGSCGSCWAFSTVAAMEGINKIVTGNLKTLSEQELIDCGTTFNGGLMDYAFEYIVKNGGLRKEENYPYSMEEGTCETQKDDSEMVNISGHQNVPRNDDKSLLKALAHQPLSIAIDASGREFQFYKGVSH